The segment CGAGCGCGCTCACCATGCCGCTGGGTGTCTCGGCCATCCGGGGCATGGGGTTGCCGGCGCGCGGCTCGATCATCACCGACTTGGTGGTGACGGCCCCGATCCGGGAGAGGTCGCAGAACGGGGCGAGCTCCCTTCCCGTCCCCGCGCAACCGGCGGCCGTCAGCACGGGGTTGGGGGCTTCCCACGAGCCCAGGCGTACCGTGAGGTCCGGACGCATGTCTTGTCCCTACCCCGCCTCACGTACGGCGGTGTCCTCCACCGCCGACTTCCATCCAGGAGCCCCCAACGCGTCGAAGGGGATCGTCCCGACGTCACCGAACCGCAACCGCTCGGCGCGGAACACCGGCCCGTCCACGCACGCGCGGGCCATGCGGGTGATCCCGTCCTCGCCGACCACGGGGACGACGCACCCCATACAGACCCCCGTGCCGCAGGCCATCGCCTCCTCCACGCGGACCTGGGCCGGGATGTCGTACTTCTCCGCCACCGCGGCCACGGAACGCAGGACCGGGACGGGCGCGCTCGCGTAGACGACCTCGGTGCGCGAGGTCTCGATCAGACGCGAGACGAGGTCGAGCACGCCACCACGGGTGCCGGCCGACCCGTCCCCGGTCGCGACCGAGACCGTCTCACCGAGCCGGCGGGCCTGCGCGGTGCCCAGCACCCGGTCCGCGGTCGCGCCCCCCAACGCGAAGTCGACCCGGCACCCACGGCGGCGCAACGTGTTGGCGAGGGGGAACAGAGCCGCCGCGCCCTGCTCCTCCCCCACCAGCGCGCAGTTGACCGGGTCCCGCGGCAGCGGGAAGGGGCGTCCGAGTGGACCGACCACGTCCAGGAGATCGCGCGCCCGTCGCTCCGCCAGCCACTCGGTCCCGTTTCCCCGCTCGGAGAAGACGAACTCGACCGTGCCGCCGAAGTCGGGCTTGACGTCGTGGATCGAGAAGACACGGCGCAGCAGCATGCTCGAATGCTCCCCGCCCACCGCCACCGCCACGAACTGTCCCGACCGGAACCGCTCGGCGATGGACGGCGCCACGACGGTGATCGCGTGATAGGAGTCCATGTGCCGCACGGAGAGAACCGGGACGCGCACCTGAACGGGTCGGAAGTCACTCACCCGGATGCGTATCCTCCTCTCCGCCCTCACCCCGCAGCGCCTTGGCGTGCTCCTGCAGGGAGCGCACCTGGACCTCGCCACGGGCCAGGGCCTCGACGCCCTGCACCGCGGCGGCGAGCCCCTGCACGGTGGTCACGATCGGCACGGACCGGGCGATGGCGGCCGTGCGGATCTCGTAACCGTCGAGGCGGGGGCCCGACTGTCCGGCGGAGCCGAAGGGGGTGTTGACGATCAGGTCGACTGAACCATCATTGATCAGTCGCACAATAGTCGGTTCACCGTCGGGACCGGTTCCCTCGCTCAGCTTGCGCACCACCGTGGCCCGGACACCGTTGCGTCGCAGCACCTCCGCGGTGCCCGCCGTCGCCAGGATCTCGAACCCGAGGTCGGCGAGGCGCTTCACCGGGAAGATCATGGTGCGCTTGTCACGGTTGGCGACCGAGACGAACGCACGTCCCCGGGTCGGCAGGTTGCCGATCGCCGCCTGCTGGGACTTGGCGTAGGCGCCGCCGAAGTCGGTGTCGAGGCCCATGACCTCTCCGGTGGAACGCATCTCCGGACCGAGGATGGTGTCCACGCCCTCGCCGTCGCGGCTGATGAACCGGTTGAACGGTAGCACCGCCTCCTTCACCGCGACGGGTGCCTCCAGGGGCAGGGTCCCGCCGTCCCCGGTCGCCGGAAGCAGGCCCTCCGCGCGCAGTTGGCCGATAGTGGCCCCCAGCATCACCCGGGCGGCGGCCTTGGCCAACGGAACGGCGGTCGCCTTGGACACGAACGGCACCGTCCGCGACGCGCGGGGGTTGGCCTCCAGGACGTAGAGGACGCCGGAGGCGAGCGCGTACTGCACGTTGAGCAGGCCCCGGACCGCCGTCCCCCGGGCGATGGCCTCGGTGGAGTAGCGGATACGTTCGATGTCCTCCCGGCCGAGGGTGACGGCGGGGAGCGCGCACGCCGAGTCCCCGGAGTGTACGCCGGCCTCCTCGATGTGCTCCATGACGCCGCCCAGGTAGAGGTCCTGGCCGTCATAGAGGGCGTCCACGTCGATCTCGATGGCGTCGTCGAGGAAACGGTCGACCAGGACCGGGTAGTCGGCGCTGACCTCCGCGTTCTGGGTGACGTACTCCCGCAGCCGCTCCTCGCTGTAGACGATCTCCATACCGCGTCCACCGAGAACGTAGGACGGGCGCACCACCACCGGGTAACCGATCTCGTCGGCCACGGCCTTGGCCTCCGCGAACGACGCCGCCATGCCGTGCTTGGGGGCGGGCAGCCCCGCCTGGGCGAGGACCCGGCCGAACTCGCCGCGGTCCTCGGCCAGGTCGATGCTCTCCGGCGTGGTGCCCACGATGGGGACGCCGGCGGCCTTCAGCTCCCGCGCGAGACCCAGCGGCGTCTGGCCGCCGAGCTGCACGACGATACCGACGACCTCGCCGGACGCCTGCTCCGCCCGCACCACCTCGAGGACGTCCTCGAGGGTGAGGGGCTCGAAGTAGAGCCGGTCGCTGGTGTCATAGTCGGTCGACACCGTCTCGGGGTTGCAGTTGACCATGACCGTCTCGTAGCCGGCCTCCCGCAACGCGAAGGAGGCGTGCACGCAGCTGTAGTCGAACTCCACGCCCTGACCGATACGGTTCGGCCCCGACCCCAGGATGATGACCTTGGGCCTGTTCCCGGGTGGGACCTCGGTCTCCTCGTCGTAGCTGGAGTACAGGTAGGGCGTCTGCGCGGCGAACTCCGCCGCGCAGGTGTCGACGGTCAGGTACACCGGGTGCACGCCCAGCGCGTCGCGCAGCTCGCGGATCACCATCTCGGGCTTTCCGACGATCTCGCCGATCTGGGTGTCGGAGAAGCCCAGTCGCTTCACCGCGACCAGCGCCTCCGCGTCCAGTTGTGGCCGGGCGGCGAGTTCCCGGGCGGCCTCCTCCAACAGCAGCATCTGGTCCAGGAACCACGGGTCGATGCGCGTGGACCGGTGCAGTTCCTCGACGGTCGCGCCCGCGCGAAACGCCTGCTGCACGGTGCGCAGACGGGTCTCGGTGGGCGTGGCAGCGGCGGCGACGAGCGCGGCGCGCTCCTCCGGGCCTCCGCGCGCACCGGCCCAGGTGAACCCGACCTCGCTCTTCTCCAGGGACCGCATGGCCTTCTGCAGGGCCTCGGCGAAGGAACGGCCGATCGCCATCGCCTCACCGACCGACTTCATGGTGGTGGTGAGCGCGGGGTCGGCGCCCGGGAACTTCTCGAAGGCGAATCGCGGCACCTTGACCACCACGTAGTCGAGGGTGGGCTCGAAGCTCGCCGGGGTCTTCTCCGTGATGTCGTTGGGGATCTCGTCGAGGGTGTAACCCACGGCGAGCCGGGCCGCGATCTTGGCGATGGGGAAGCCGGTGGCCTTGGAGGCCAACGCCGAGGACCGGGAGACCCGGGGGTTCATCTCGATCACGATCATCCGCCCCGTCTCGGGGTTGACCGCGAACTGGATGTTACACCCGCCGGTGTCCACACCGACCTCACGGATGACGGCGATGCCGACGTCGCGCATCCGCTGGTACTCGCGGTCGGTCAGCGTCATCGCGGGGGCGACCGTGATCGAGTCGCCGGTGTGGACGCCCATCGGGTCGAGGTTCTCGATGGAGCACACCACGACGACGTTGTCGTTCGCGTCGCGCATGAGCTCCAGCTCGTACTCCTTCCAGCCCAGGATGGACTCCTCCAGGAGCACCTCGGTGACCGGGGAGAGGGTGAGGCCCGTGCCGGCGATCCGACGCAGTTCCCGCTCGTCGTGGGCGAACCCGGACCCGGCCCCGCCCATGGTGAAGGACGGGCGGACCACGACGGGGTAGCTGAGCTCCTCCGCGGCGGCCAGGCACTCCTCCATGGTGTGGCAGGTCCGGGAGCGCGCCGACTCCGCGCCGACGCGCTCCACGATCCCCTTGAAGGTCTCGCGGTCCTCGCCGGCCTGGATCGCGTCGAAGTCCGCCCCGATCAGCTCCACCTGGTACTTGTCCAGGACACCGGACTCGTGCAGGGCGACGGCGGCGTTCAGGGCCGTCTGTCCGCCGAGGGTTGGCAGCAGCGCGTCGGGACGCTCCTTGGCGATGACCCGCTCGACGAAGTCGGGGGTGATCGGCTCGACGTAGGTCGCGTCGGCGAACTCCGGGTCCGTCATGATCGTGGCGGGGTTGGAGTTCACCAGGATGACTCGCAGGCCCTCGTCCTTCAGGACCCGGCAGGCCTGGGTCCCCGAGTAGTCGAACTCGCACGCCTGTCCGATGACGATCGGCCCCGAACCGATGACAAGCACGGATTCAAGGTCACTACGGCGCGGCATCAGGCCCCTCCGGTTGGTGCGGTGGGGGTCGTCGTCGCCGCGTCCCCCGCGTGGTTGCTCATGAGGTCACAGAAGGCATCGAAGTGGGCCGCGGCGTCGTGCGGGCCGGCGGCGGCCTCCGGGTGGTACTGAACGCTGAACGCCGGGCGGTCCAGGAGCCGCAGGCCTTCGACGACCTGGTCGTTCAGGCCGATGTGGCTCACCTCCGCCCGCCCGTAGGGCGTGTCGAAGGCACCGTCGAGGGGGGCGTCGACGGCGAAGCCGTGGTTGTGACTGGTGATGTAGACCCGCCCGGTGTGCACGTCGCGCACGGGCTGG is part of the Spiractinospora alimapuensis genome and harbors:
- a CDS encoding dihydroorotate dehydrogenase electron transfer subunit, translated to MSDFRPVQVRVPVLSVRHMDSYHAITVVAPSIAERFRSGQFVAVAVGGEHSSMLLRRVFSIHDVKPDFGGTVEFVFSERGNGTEWLAERRARDLLDVVGPLGRPFPLPRDPVNCALVGEEQGAAALFPLANTLRRRGCRVDFALGGATADRVLGTAQARRLGETVSVATGDGSAGTRGGVLDLVSRLIETSRTEVVYASAPVPVLRSVAAVAEKYDIPAQVRVEEAMACGTGVCMGCVVPVVGEDGITRMARACVDGPVFRAERLRFGDVGTIPFDALGAPGWKSAVEDTAVREAG
- the carB gene encoding carbamoyl-phosphate synthase large subunit, with protein sequence MPRRSDLESVLVIGSGPIVIGQACEFDYSGTQACRVLKDEGLRVILVNSNPATIMTDPEFADATYVEPITPDFVERVIAKERPDALLPTLGGQTALNAAVALHESGVLDKYQVELIGADFDAIQAGEDRETFKGIVERVGAESARSRTCHTMEECLAAAEELSYPVVVRPSFTMGGAGSGFAHDERELRRIAGTGLTLSPVTEVLLEESILGWKEYELELMRDANDNVVVVCSIENLDPMGVHTGDSITVAPAMTLTDREYQRMRDVGIAVIREVGVDTGGCNIQFAVNPETGRMIVIEMNPRVSRSSALASKATGFPIAKIAARLAVGYTLDEIPNDITEKTPASFEPTLDYVVVKVPRFAFEKFPGADPALTTTMKSVGEAMAIGRSFAEALQKAMRSLEKSEVGFTWAGARGGPEERAALVAAAATPTETRLRTVQQAFRAGATVEELHRSTRIDPWFLDQMLLLEEAARELAARPQLDAEALVAVKRLGFSDTQIGEIVGKPEMVIRELRDALGVHPVYLTVDTCAAEFAAQTPYLYSSYDEETEVPPGNRPKVIILGSGPNRIGQGVEFDYSCVHASFALREAGYETVMVNCNPETVSTDYDTSDRLYFEPLTLEDVLEVVRAEQASGEVVGIVVQLGGQTPLGLARELKAAGVPIVGTTPESIDLAEDRGEFGRVLAQAGLPAPKHGMAASFAEAKAVADEIGYPVVVRPSYVLGGRGMEIVYSEERLREYVTQNAEVSADYPVLVDRFLDDAIEIDVDALYDGQDLYLGGVMEHIEEAGVHSGDSACALPAVTLGREDIERIRYSTEAIARGTAVRGLLNVQYALASGVLYVLEANPRASRTVPFVSKATAVPLAKAAARVMLGATIGQLRAEGLLPATGDGGTLPLEAPVAVKEAVLPFNRFISRDGEGVDTILGPEMRSTGEVMGLDTDFGGAYAKSQQAAIGNLPTRGRAFVSVANRDKRTMIFPVKRLADLGFEILATAGTAEVLRRNGVRATVVRKLSEGTGPDGEPTIVRLINDGSVDLIVNTPFGSAGQSGPRLDGYEIRTAAIARSVPIVTTVQGLAAAVQGVEALARGEVQVRSLQEHAKALRGEGGEEDTHPGE